Proteins encoded together in one Kutzneria kofuensis window:
- a CDS encoding acyl-CoA desaturase, translating into MSTTLARPDIDPEPKGALEQVLLAVFVVVPFLALLAAVPLAWGWGLGWHDVVIMLVFYFVSGFGVTVGFHRLFTHGSFRAGPALRVALAVAGSLALEMGVIDWVATHRRHHKYADRAGDPHSPWRFGSDWKALAKGLAYAHVGWLFDRERTSAERFCPDLLADPAIRTVHRRFESLVAVSLLAPALVGGLWSMSWQGAVTAFFWGSLVRIALLHHVTWSINSICHTFGDEEFEVRDKSRNVGWLAVLSMGESWHNLHHSDPTCARHGALPGQVDPSARVIWIFEKLGWAHDVRWPDPARLAAKRLSTGRA; encoded by the coding sequence GTGTCCACCACGCTGGCCAGGCCCGACATCGATCCCGAGCCGAAGGGCGCCCTGGAACAGGTGCTGCTGGCCGTGTTCGTCGTGGTGCCGTTCCTCGCCCTGCTCGCCGCCGTGCCGCTGGCCTGGGGCTGGGGCCTCGGCTGGCACGACGTGGTGATCATGTTGGTGTTCTACTTCGTGTCCGGATTCGGCGTGACGGTCGGATTCCACCGGCTGTTCACGCACGGCTCGTTCCGCGCCGGGCCCGCGCTGCGGGTGGCCCTGGCCGTGGCCGGCAGCCTGGCGCTGGAGATGGGCGTGATCGACTGGGTCGCCACGCACCGCCGGCACCACAAGTACGCCGACCGGGCCGGCGACCCGCACTCGCCGTGGCGGTTCGGCTCGGACTGGAAGGCGCTGGCCAAGGGCCTGGCCTACGCGCACGTCGGCTGGCTGTTCGACCGTGAGCGAACCTCGGCCGAGCGGTTCTGCCCCGACCTGCTGGCCGATCCGGCGATCCGGACGGTGCATCGGCGCTTCGAATCGCTGGTCGCGGTGTCGCTGCTGGCGCCGGCGCTGGTCGGCGGGTTGTGGAGCATGTCGTGGCAGGGCGCGGTGACGGCGTTCTTCTGGGGCTCCCTGGTCCGCATCGCGCTGCTGCACCACGTCACGTGGTCGATCAACTCGATCTGCCACACCTTCGGCGACGAGGAGTTCGAGGTCCGGGACAAGTCCCGCAACGTGGGCTGGCTGGCCGTGCTGAGCATGGGGGAGTCCTGGCACAACCTGCACCACAGTGACCCCACCTGCGCCCGCCACGGCGCGCTGCCCGGCCAGGTCGACCCCAGCGCCCGGGTCATCTGGATCTTCGAGAAGCTCGGCTGGGCCCACGACGTGCGCTGGCCGGACCCGGCCCGACTTGCCGCAAAGCGGCTTTCCACCGGTCGAGCGTAG
- a CDS encoding catalase family peroxidase, with protein sequence MTAETSLPVQVVDTMEHLDGRHAGYRRAHARGACFTATFTPTGDAAKYTTAAHLSGEPVSATVRFSNGSGNPAMPDNQPGGRGMAVKFQLPDGTATDLIGVNLPRFLVATPEQFLDLVRALAADKDAGKGDQAHLQAFLAQNPGSVPAFQALGAMGVPASFGTTGYQALHAFIWVNADGDRQAVRYRWAPDLGEQNLDADQIADQEEQFLIGEFVERLKGGPVTFTLHVTLADPSDPTDDATRVWPADRPEIVVGQLAITGEVDDQDHWAAQIFDPTNVTPGVELSDDPLPRLRNAAYSVSYDRRSHGR encoded by the coding sequence ATGACCGCTGAAACCTCGCTGCCCGTCCAGGTCGTCGACACCATGGAGCACCTCGACGGCCGCCACGCCGGCTACCGGCGCGCGCACGCCCGCGGCGCGTGCTTCACGGCCACGTTCACGCCGACCGGCGACGCCGCGAAGTACACGACCGCCGCTCACCTGTCCGGCGAGCCCGTGTCGGCCACGGTGCGCTTCTCCAACGGCAGCGGCAATCCGGCCATGCCGGACAACCAGCCGGGCGGGCGGGGCATGGCCGTCAAGTTCCAGCTGCCCGACGGCACGGCGACCGACCTGATCGGGGTGAACCTTCCTCGGTTCCTGGTCGCGACCCCGGAGCAGTTCCTGGACCTGGTGCGCGCGCTGGCCGCCGACAAGGACGCCGGCAAGGGCGACCAGGCGCACCTGCAGGCCTTCCTGGCGCAGAACCCCGGCTCGGTGCCGGCGTTCCAGGCGCTGGGCGCGATGGGCGTGCCGGCCAGCTTCGGCACCACCGGCTACCAGGCGCTGCACGCGTTCATCTGGGTCAACGCCGACGGCGACCGGCAGGCCGTGCGCTACCGCTGGGCGCCGGACCTGGGCGAGCAGAACCTGGACGCCGACCAGATCGCCGACCAGGAGGAGCAGTTCCTCATCGGCGAGTTCGTGGAGCGCCTCAAGGGCGGCCCCGTGACCTTCACCCTGCACGTCACGCTGGCCGACCCGAGCGACCCCACCGACGACGCCACCCGGGTGTGGCCGGCCGACCGGCCGGAGATCGTGGTCGGGCAGCTGGCCATCACCGGTGAGGTCGACGACCAGGACCACTGGGCGGCCCAGATCTTCGACCCCACCAACGTGACGCCGGGTGTCGAGCTGTCCGACGACCCGCTGCCCCGGCTGCGCAACGCCGCGTACTCGGTGTCGTACGACCGCCGCAGCCACGGCCGGTGA
- a CDS encoding ATP-binding cassette domain-containing protein, producing the protein MIIEIENLRQRYGPRQAVDGVTLSVGEGEFFGVLGPNGAGKSTLVEIVEGLRPADSGTVRVFGRQPWPRDLDLLARMGIQTQSAAFFTRHTALEHLRRVAALHRVSLSGADEAESLCDRVAIIQSGRIVAVDTPAGLRERTGATSLEDAYLALVAS; encoded by the coding sequence GTGATCATCGAGATCGAGAACCTGCGCCAGCGCTACGGGCCGAGACAGGCCGTCGACGGCGTCACGCTGTCGGTCGGCGAGGGGGAGTTCTTCGGCGTGCTCGGCCCGAACGGGGCCGGCAAGTCGACGCTGGTGGAGATCGTCGAGGGCCTGCGCCCGGCCGACTCCGGCACGGTCCGCGTGTTCGGCAGGCAACCGTGGCCGCGCGATCTGGACCTGTTGGCACGCATGGGCATTCAGACCCAGTCCGCCGCGTTCTTCACTCGGCACACGGCCCTGGAGCACCTCCGGCGGGTCGCCGCCCTGCACCGGGTTTCCCTCTCCGGCGCCGACGAGGCCGAGTCGCTGTGCGACCGGGTGGCGATTATCCAGAGTGGACGGATCGTCGCGGTGGACACACCGGCCGGGCTCCGTGAGCGGACCGGTGCGACCAGCCTGGAAGACGCCTACCTGGCGTTGGTGGCGTCATGA
- a CDS encoding transcriptional regulator produces MTESWPELDPVIHAQARLRVMVALSTLAPGDRLTFPRLQQLLDMTAGNLSTHLRKLEDAGYVEISKTHERRTPVTYVALTTAGRRAFEAYTEGLRALLGPKGEPP; encoded by the coding sequence ATGACCGAGTCGTGGCCGGAGCTCGACCCGGTCATCCACGCCCAGGCGCGGCTGCGCGTGATGGTGGCGCTGTCCACCCTCGCGCCCGGCGACCGGCTGACCTTCCCGCGGCTGCAACAACTTCTGGACATGACCGCCGGCAACCTGTCCACGCACCTCCGCAAGCTGGAGGACGCCGGGTACGTGGAGATCAGCAAGACCCACGAGCGCCGCACGCCCGTCACCTACGTCGCCCTGACGACGGCGGGCCGGCGGGCGTTCGAGGCGTACACCGAGGGCCTGCGGGCCCTGCTGGGACCCAAGGGGGAACCGCCGTGA
- a CDS encoding IclR family transcriptional regulator: MADEPRRSVVRRLLSVLATFDAATPTLSLTEIAARTELPLPTAHRFLAELTTGGWLERLPDGRYRVGLRLWKLGTLAPSHRNLRELALPYMQDLHDATRETIQLAVLDGRTALCVENINGSRSAPAKTRIGGRLPLHATGVGKVLLAAAGPELLASLAEKGFRRFTRYTIVEPGRLTRTLETVRDEQVAFSREEMTLGACSVASPVTSESGEVVAALSIVAHSSVDVDRLAFALRTAASGISRQTRLL; encoded by the coding sequence ATGGCGGACGAGCCCCGGCGCAGCGTCGTGCGCAGGCTGCTCAGCGTCCTGGCCACCTTCGACGCCGCCACGCCCACCCTGTCGCTCACCGAGATCGCCGCCCGCACCGAGCTGCCGCTGCCCACCGCGCACCGGTTCCTGGCCGAGCTGACCACCGGCGGATGGCTGGAACGGTTGCCCGACGGGCGATACCGGGTGGGGTTGCGGCTGTGGAAGCTCGGCACGCTCGCGCCGAGCCACCGCAACCTCCGCGAGCTCGCGTTGCCGTACATGCAGGACCTGCACGACGCCACCCGGGAGACCATCCAGCTCGCCGTGCTCGACGGGCGGACCGCGCTGTGCGTGGAGAACATCAACGGCAGTCGATCGGCGCCGGCGAAGACCCGCATCGGCGGCCGATTACCGTTACACGCCACCGGTGTCGGCAAGGTGCTGCTCGCCGCCGCCGGGCCGGAGCTGCTGGCCTCGTTGGCGGAGAAGGGATTCCGCCGGTTCACCCGGTACACCATCGTCGAGCCCGGGCGGCTGACCCGGACGTTGGAGACGGTGCGGGACGAGCAGGTGGCCTTCTCCCGTGAGGAGATGACGCTGGGCGCCTGCTCGGTCGCCTCGCCCGTGACCAGCGAATCCGGCGAGGTGGTGGCCGCGCTGTCGATCGTCGCGCACTCGTCGGTGGACGTCGACCGGCTCGCCTTCGCCCTGCGGACCGCGGCCAGCGGCATCTCCCGGCAGACCCGGCTGCTCTAA
- a CDS encoding DNA-3-methyladenine glycosylase family protein, with the protein MTTGTLTASQPFDLRTSIRFLRNFGACRGDQVMTDETITKAIAVDGQAFVFHVSPSADGVAYELFSDRPIDDARRRKVLDKIDGYLSLSDDLTEFYAQAAGDHPDYARLVHALRGLHQVRFLTIAEIGVWAVLTQRSPRTVSVARKRRITEEFGRAIRHDGLEFRAFPELTDLRALGVADWNAIVHNERKAGYLVNLVAGLLDIGEDYLRTAGYAQATRALRAIKGVGEFSAAAILLRGLGRMDHVPLELPSFADATAQVYGPGYDNGKLRARYGTNLGYWAYYLHTALGALRREAL; encoded by the coding sequence ATGACCACCGGAACCCTCACCGCCAGCCAGCCCTTCGACCTGCGGACCTCGATCCGCTTCCTGCGCAACTTCGGCGCCTGCCGCGGTGACCAGGTGATGACCGACGAGACCATCACCAAGGCCATCGCCGTCGACGGGCAGGCGTTCGTCTTCCACGTCTCGCCCAGCGCGGACGGCGTCGCCTACGAGCTGTTCTCCGACCGCCCGATCGACGACGCCCGTCGCCGCAAGGTGCTCGACAAGATCGACGGCTACCTCAGCCTGTCCGACGACCTCACCGAGTTCTACGCGCAGGCCGCCGGCGACCACCCCGACTACGCCCGGCTCGTGCACGCGCTGCGCGGGCTGCACCAGGTCCGGTTCCTCACCATCGCCGAGATCGGCGTCTGGGCCGTGCTCACCCAGCGGTCGCCGCGCACCGTCTCCGTCGCCCGCAAGCGCCGGATCACCGAGGAGTTCGGTCGCGCCATCCGCCACGACGGTCTCGAGTTCCGGGCCTTCCCCGAGCTCACCGACCTGCGGGCGCTCGGCGTCGCCGACTGGAACGCCATCGTTCACAACGAGCGGAAGGCCGGCTACCTCGTCAACCTCGTCGCCGGGCTGCTCGACATCGGCGAGGACTACCTCCGCACCGCCGGCTACGCGCAGGCGACCCGCGCGCTGCGGGCGATCAAGGGCGTCGGCGAGTTCTCCGCCGCCGCCATCCTGCTGCGCGGCCTCGGCCGCATGGACCACGTGCCGCTGGAGCTGCCGTCCTTCGCCGACGCCACCGCCCAGGTCTACGGCCCCGGCTACGACAACGGGAAACTCCGGGCCCGCTACGGCACCAACCTCGGCTACTGGGCCTACTACCTGCACACCGCGCTGGGTGCACTGCGCCGCGAAGCGCTTTAG
- a CDS encoding helix-turn-helix transcriptional regulator encodes MPDMPARLLRLLSLLQTPREWPGSELAERLGVSPRTIRRDIERLRELDYPVQASMGAEGGYRLAAGQAMPPLLLDDEEAVAIAVGLRAAAGHAVDGIEEASVRALAKLSQVLPSRLRHRVGALSLATEALLSGDGPTVDPDDLAAISSAVASGERLRFRYAKADGSQESGRHVEPHRLVATQRKWYLVAWDLDRADWRIFRVDRMSEPRQTGARATPHELPAEDAAAYVSSTLFGRSPTYDAVITLHAPIDEVRRRMGGAKADLVALDESRCRLRARSDSVRWIAFRVITLDCDFTVEQPPELAAYLRTLSARVARAAGT; translated from the coding sequence ATGCCGGACATGCCCGCGAGACTGCTCAGGCTGCTGTCACTGCTCCAGACGCCCCGGGAGTGGCCGGGCAGCGAGCTGGCGGAGCGGCTGGGTGTCAGTCCCCGGACGATCCGGCGCGACATCGAGCGGCTGCGCGAACTGGACTATCCGGTACAGGCGTCGATGGGCGCGGAGGGCGGCTACCGGTTGGCGGCGGGCCAGGCGATGCCGCCGCTGCTGCTGGACGACGAGGAGGCGGTGGCGATCGCCGTCGGCCTGCGGGCGGCGGCCGGGCACGCGGTGGACGGCATCGAGGAGGCGTCGGTGCGGGCGCTGGCCAAGCTGTCCCAGGTACTGCCATCCCGGCTGCGGCACCGGGTCGGCGCGTTGAGCCTGGCCACGGAGGCGTTGCTGAGCGGCGACGGGCCGACGGTCGACCCGGACGACCTGGCGGCGATCTCGTCGGCCGTAGCCAGCGGCGAGCGGCTGCGGTTCCGCTACGCGAAGGCGGACGGCTCGCAGGAGTCCGGCCGGCACGTGGAGCCGCACCGGCTCGTGGCCACGCAACGAAAGTGGTACCTGGTGGCGTGGGACCTCGACCGGGCGGACTGGCGGATCTTCCGGGTCGACCGGATGAGCGAGCCGCGGCAGACCGGTGCCCGCGCGACGCCACACGAACTGCCGGCCGAGGACGCGGCAGCCTACGTGTCGAGCACGTTGTTCGGCCGCTCCCCCACCTACGACGCGGTGATCACGTTGCACGCTCCGATCGACGAGGTGCGTCGGCGGATGGGCGGTGCCAAGGCGGACCTCGTCGCACTGGACGAGAGCAGGTGCCGACTTCGTGCCCGGTCCGACTCGGTGCGCTGGATCGCGTTCCGGGTGATCACGCTGGACTGCGACTTCACCGTCGAGCAGCCGCCCGAGCTGGCGGCCTACCTGCGCACGCTGAGCGCCCGGGTCGCCCGCGCGGCCGGCACTTAG
- a CDS encoding ATP-binding cassette domain-containing protein produces MSTLSFRPGERVGVVGENRSAVLRQLAGDPELLVLDEPTNLDVERLLAHRGPLVMATHDRLLLDRVATTVIEADGRMITRYGNGYAGYLAEKWSARKRWEREYLAWVTAIERGADDLWADPVPRPPDPLRFDAGAACGTVLAANGIAVRGELDIGELAVAAGSRLLVSGPGGSTLLSVLAGQRRPDTGSIVRSGRIGYLPRESVARTPQRSLLATFARGRPGTFDEHAERLLALGLFAEEDLQRPVGALSAGQLRRLDLARLLVSEVDVLLLDEPTDQLPPTLAEELEVALENYAGAVVVVSGDRMFRARWTGPELTLRPTARVS; encoded by the coding sequence ATGTCAACACTGTCCTTTCGACCCGGCGAGCGCGTCGGCGTCGTCGGCGAGAACCGATCCGCGGTGCTCCGGCAGCTCGCCGGCGATCCGGAGTTGCTGGTGCTCGACGAACCCACGAACCTCGACGTGGAACGGTTGCTCGCCCATCGCGGCCCGCTGGTGATGGCGACGCACGACCGTCTGCTCCTGGATCGCGTTGCCACCACCGTGATCGAGGCCGATGGGCGCATGATCACCCGCTACGGCAACGGCTATGCCGGCTACCTGGCGGAGAAGTGGTCGGCCCGCAAGCGATGGGAGCGGGAGTACCTCGCCTGGGTCACGGCCATCGAGCGCGGCGCGGATGACCTGTGGGCCGATCCCGTGCCACGGCCGCCCGACCCGCTCCGGTTCGACGCCGGCGCCGCGTGCGGGACTGTGCTTGCCGCCAACGGCATTGCCGTGCGGGGCGAACTCGACATCGGCGAGCTGGCCGTCGCCGCCGGATCCCGGCTCCTTGTCTCCGGCCCCGGCGGGTCCACGCTGCTCTCGGTGCTCGCCGGGCAGCGCCGTCCCGACACCGGCTCCATCGTTCGTAGTGGACGGATTGGGTACCTACCACGGGAAAGCGTTGCCCGGACGCCGCAGCGAAGCCTGTTGGCGACGTTTGCCCGCGGCCGCCCCGGCACCTTCGACGAACACGCCGAACGGCTGCTGGCGCTGGGTCTGTTCGCTGAGGAAGACCTGCAGAGGCCCGTCGGCGCGCTGTCCGCCGGCCAACTCCGGCGACTGGACCTGGCCCGACTACTGGTGTCCGAAGTGGACGTTCTACTGCTGGACGAGCCGACTGACCAGCTGCCGCCGACGCTGGCGGAGGAGCTGGAGGTTGCGCTGGAGAACTACGCCGGTGCGGTGGTCGTCGTCTCCGGCGACCGCATGTTCCGCGCCCGCTGGACCGGCCCCGAGCTCACCCTCCGCCCCACCGCCCGCGTCAGCTGA
- a CDS encoding RNA polymerase sigma factor, giving the protein MTDAGDAVARLVREERARVLATLIRVTGSVDLAEDATQDAVVRALETWPRDGVPDNPRAWLLVAAKRQAIDHIRREGRRAGKEAAAMDLVDPADEPPEVVRDDLLRLVFTCCHPFLSLDAQVALALRTLAGLSTAEVARGLMVPEATMAKRLTRAKQKIAKAGIPYRVPAAEELPDRLAGVATTVYLIFNEGYADISRSGLAAEAVRLGRVLAELMPDEPTVLGLLALMLLQESRRAARVIDGAPVLLADQDRSLWDARAIKEGVELVGVALRRSPDRPDRYAVQAAIAACHALSLSYAETNWDAVVSWYDVLLTVHDTPVVRLNRAVAVAERDGAAAGLALVDAIPDLEAYPWWHASRAELLNRLGDKDSARAAYERALASGLNEPTAEHLRRRLEDLG; this is encoded by the coding sequence ATGACGGACGCCGGTGACGCGGTCGCGCGGCTGGTGCGTGAGGAACGTGCCCGCGTGCTGGCCACGCTGATCCGCGTCACCGGCAGCGTCGACCTGGCCGAGGACGCCACCCAGGACGCGGTGGTGCGGGCGCTGGAGACGTGGCCGCGTGACGGCGTGCCCGACAACCCGCGGGCGTGGCTGCTGGTCGCGGCCAAGCGGCAGGCCATCGACCACATCCGCCGCGAGGGCCGGCGGGCCGGCAAGGAGGCCGCGGCGATGGACCTGGTGGATCCCGCCGACGAGCCGCCGGAGGTGGTCCGGGACGACCTGCTGCGGCTGGTGTTCACCTGCTGCCACCCGTTCCTGTCGCTGGACGCGCAGGTGGCGCTGGCGCTGCGCACCCTGGCCGGGCTGTCCACGGCCGAGGTGGCGCGCGGGCTGATGGTGCCCGAGGCGACCATGGCCAAGCGGCTGACCCGGGCCAAGCAGAAGATCGCCAAGGCGGGCATCCCGTACCGGGTGCCGGCGGCCGAGGAGCTACCGGACCGGCTCGCCGGCGTGGCCACGACGGTGTACCTGATCTTCAACGAGGGGTACGCCGACATCAGCCGGTCCGGGCTCGCGGCGGAGGCCGTGCGGCTGGGCCGGGTGCTGGCCGAGCTGATGCCCGACGAGCCGACGGTGCTGGGCCTGCTGGCGCTGATGCTGCTGCAGGAATCCCGCCGCGCGGCGCGGGTGATCGACGGCGCGCCGGTGCTGCTCGCCGACCAGGATCGGTCGCTGTGGGACGCTCGCGCGATCAAGGAGGGCGTCGAGCTGGTCGGCGTGGCCCTGCGGCGCAGCCCCGATCGCCCCGACCGTTACGCCGTGCAGGCCGCGATCGCCGCCTGTCACGCGCTGTCCCTGTCGTACGCGGAGACCAACTGGGACGCTGTCGTCTCCTGGTACGACGTGCTGCTGACCGTGCACGACACGCCCGTGGTCCGGCTCAACCGAGCTGTCGCCGTCGCCGAGCGCGACGGCGCCGCCGCCGGTCTGGCCCTGGTGGACGCGATTCCGGACCTGGAGGCGTACCCCTGGTGGCATGCCAGCCGGGCCGAGCTGCTGAACCGCCTGGGCGACAAGGACTCTGCCCGCGCCGCGTACGAGCGGGCTTTGGCCAGCGGGCTCAACGAGCCGACCGCCGAGCACCTCCGACGCCGGCTGGAGGATCTCGGATAA
- a CDS encoding YciI family protein, with the protein MTTYLALIYNKDMDWHQSAPVEMNEEYSEFGRAAAAVIRGGNALYPTSTATTVRVTGGKGGDVLTTDGPYAETKEALTGYYLLECADLEEAVKTAAQIPAAWNGGAIEIRPVVQFA; encoded by the coding sequence ATGACCACCTATCTCGCCCTGATCTACAACAAGGACATGGACTGGCACCAGTCCGCGCCCGTCGAGATGAACGAGGAGTACAGCGAGTTCGGCCGGGCGGCGGCCGCGGTGATCCGCGGCGGCAACGCGCTGTACCCGACGTCGACCGCCACCACTGTGCGGGTGACCGGCGGCAAGGGCGGCGACGTGCTGACCACGGACGGCCCGTACGCGGAGACGAAGGAGGCGCTGACCGGCTACTACCTGCTGGAATGCGCTGACCTGGAGGAAGCGGTGAAGACCGCGGCGCAGATCCCGGCGGCGTGGAACGGCGGCGCCATCGAGATCCGCCCGGTGGTCCAGTTCGCATGA
- a CDS encoding pirin family protein gives MSNQCTNPSLDAEGVAVDDVRLLEARAVPLGGVRAIKVDRLLPHRTLPTVGAWCFLDRFGPQYDDMTVLPHPHTGLQTVTWPFAGEVRHRDSLGSDVVIKPGQLNLMTAGRGISHSEFSLGDRPLLDGLQLWLALPASADSVAPAFEQHADLPVFADHGLRARVFIGSIGDVTSPATTYSPLVGADFSLAPGDAATVPLRPDFEHALVVVEGSLSALGHELPSGPMLYLGTNRDHVTVTSDRGARAILLGGTPYEDDLVMWWNFVGRSHDDIAAARAEWEDGDRFGVVHGHDGARIPAPPLPGVRLTPRHRR, from the coding sequence ATGAGCAACCAATGCACGAATCCCTCCCTCGACGCCGAGGGCGTCGCCGTCGACGACGTCCGGTTGCTGGAGGCACGGGCCGTGCCGCTCGGCGGCGTGCGGGCGATCAAGGTGGACCGGCTGCTGCCGCACCGGACGCTGCCCACCGTCGGCGCCTGGTGCTTCCTCGACCGGTTCGGGCCGCAGTACGACGACATGACCGTCCTGCCCCATCCGCACACCGGCCTGCAGACCGTCACCTGGCCGTTCGCCGGCGAGGTCCGGCACCGCGACAGCCTCGGCAGCGACGTCGTGATCAAGCCCGGGCAGCTCAACCTGATGACCGCCGGCCGCGGCATCTCGCACTCCGAGTTCTCCCTCGGCGACCGGCCGCTGCTCGACGGCCTCCAGCTCTGGCTGGCGCTGCCCGCCTCGGCCGACAGCGTCGCCCCGGCCTTCGAACAGCACGCCGACCTGCCGGTCTTCGCCGACCACGGGCTGCGGGCGCGGGTGTTCATCGGCTCCATCGGCGACGTGACGTCCCCCGCCACCACCTACAGCCCCCTGGTCGGGGCCGACTTCTCCCTCGCTCCCGGCGACGCCGCCACCGTGCCGCTGCGGCCCGACTTCGAGCATGCGCTGGTGGTCGTCGAGGGGTCGCTGTCGGCCCTCGGGCACGAGCTGCCGTCCGGGCCGATGCTCTACCTCGGCACCAACCGCGACCATGTCACCGTGACGAGTGATCGCGGCGCCCGGGCCATCCTGCTCGGCGGCACGCCGTACGAGGACGACCTGGTGATGTGGTGGAACTTCGTGGGTCGCAGCCACGACGACATCGCCGCGGCCAGGGCGGAGTGGGAGGACGGGGACCGGTTCGGCGTGGTCCACGGCCACGACGGCGCCCGCATCCCGGCCCCGCCGTTGCCGGGGGTGCGGCTGACGCCGCGACACCGGCGCTGA